One Vigna unguiculata cultivar IT97K-499-35 chromosome 7, ASM411807v1, whole genome shotgun sequence genomic region harbors:
- the LOC114192393 gene encoding granule-bound starch synthase 1, chloroplastic/amyloplastic-like, with protein MATVSMASYAASKGAWSMETEVKSSVQVNLNRQDLKYDGLRSLDKVHVRSTHASKKRSSLYAKSGREKVSEKIECGMNLIFVGAEVAPWSKTGGLGDVLGGLPPALAGHGHRVMTVSPRYDQYKDAWDTSVTVEVKVADRIETVRFFHCYKRGVDRVFVDHPCFLAKVWGKTGSKLYGPRAGVDYEDNQLRFSLLCQAALEAPRVLNLNSNKYFSGPYGEDVIFIANDWHTALLPCYLKSMYQNRGIYRHAKVAFCIHNIAYQGRHAFEDFPLLNLPNEYRSAFDFTDGHLKPVKGRKINWMKAAIIESDLVLTVSPYYAQELVSGEDRGVELDNIIRKNGISGIVNGMDNREWSPKTDKFIDMHFDTTTVMEAKCLLKEALQAEVGLPVDRDIPLIGFIGRLEEQKGSDILVEAIPEFIDQDVQIIILGTGKKSMEKQIEELEEIYPDKARGIAKFNGPLAHKIIAGSDFIVIPSRFEPCGLVQLHSMPYGTVPIVSSTGGLVDTVKEGFTGFHMGAFHVDCEAVDPDDVEKLSSTVKRALETYGTPAMEKIIRNCMAQDFSWKGPAKQWEKVLLSLDVAGSEAGIEGDEIAPLAKENVATP; from the exons ATGGCAACGGTGTCGATGGCATCCTACGCGGCGTCAAAAGGCGCGTGGAGTATGGAGACGGAGGTGAAATCATCGGTTCAGGTGAACCTGAATCGGCAGGATTTGAAATATGATGGGTTGAGATCTCTGGACAAAGTCCATGTGCGAAGCACGCATGCGAGCAAAAAGAGAAGCTCTTTGTATGCCAAAAGTGGGCGTGAGAAGGTTTCGGAGAAGATCGAGTGCGGGATGAACTTGATCTTCGTGGGAGCTGAGGTGGCACCTTGGAGTAAAACTGGAGGACTCGGTGATGTTCTGGGAGGTCTTCCACCAGCTTTGGCT GGGCATGGACACCGTGTTATGACAGTGTCACCGCGCTACGACCAATATAAGGATGCATGGGACACTAGTGTGACGGTGGAG GTCAAAGTTGCTGATAGAATAGAGACTGTTCGTTTCTTCCACTGCTACAAGCGAGGTGTTGATCGTGTTTTTGTGGACCACCCTTGTTTCCTTGCCAAG gTGTGGGGCAAGACCGGTTCTAAACTCTACGGCCCTAGAGCTGGAGTGGATTATGAAGATAACCAACTTCGATTCAGCTTGTTATGCCAG GCTGCACTTGAGGCACCAAGGGTTTTGAACTTAAACAGCAACAAATATTTCTCGGGACCATATG GTGAAGATGTGATCTTTATTGCCAATGATTGGCACACTGCTCTTCTTCCATGCTACTTGAAATCAATGTATCAGAACAGGGGGATTTATAGACACGCAAAG GTTGCATTCTGTATTCATAACATAGCCTACCAGGGTAGGCATGCCTTTGAAGACTTCCCTCTTCTCAATTTACCAAATGAATACAGGAGCGCTTTTGACTTTACTGATGG ACATCTTAAGCCTGTGAAGGGAAGGAAAATCAACTGGATGAAGGCTGCAATAATAGAATCGGACCTAGTGCTCACTGTAAGTCCATATTATGCCCAGGAACTTGTTTCCGGAGAGGATAGAGGTGTAGAATTGGACAATATAATTCGCAAAAATGGCATCTCTGGTATCGTGAATGGCATGGATAATCGGGAGTGGAGTCCAAAAACTGATAAATTCATAGATATGCACTTTGATACAACAACT GTCATGGAAGCAAAATGCCTGCTGAAAGAGGCCCTTCAAGCAGAGGTTGGCTTACCTGTAGACAGGGATATCCCTCTGATAGGCTTTATTGGTAGGCTTGAAGAGCAGAAAGGTTCAGATATTCTTGTGGAAGCTATCCCAGAGTTCATTGACCAGGATGTTCAGATCATAATTCTT GGAACTGGCAAAAAGAGCATGGAGAAGCAAATTGAGGAACTAGAGGAAATTTATCCGGACAAGGCCAGAGGGATAGCAAAATTCAACGGTCCCTTGGCTCACAAGATTATTGCTGGATCTGACTTCATAGTGATACCAAGTAGATTTGAACCCTGTGGTCTAGTTCAGTTGCATTCTATGCCATATGGAACG GTGCCAATAGTTTCTTCCACCGGTGGACTCGTTGACACCGTTAAAGAAGGGTTCACTGGATTCCACATGGGTGCATTCCACGTAGAC TGTGAAGCAGTTGATCCTGATGATGTGGAAAAGTTATCATCTACCGTAAAGAGAGCCCTTGAAACCTATGGTACCCCAGCCATGGAAAAGATTATCCGGAACTGCATGGCCCAAGACTTTTCATGGAAG GGACCAGCCAAACAATGGGAAAAAGTGTTGTTGAGCCTAGACGTTGCTGGCAGTGAAGCTGGAATTGAAGGTGATGAGATTGCTCCTCTTGCAAAGGAAAACGTGGCCACTCCTTGA